A genomic window from Alkalihalobacillus sp. AL-G includes:
- a CDS encoding MmcQ/YjbR family DNA-binding protein, which yields MDYHDHKHIKSEKGKKLLKKTRDICMKFPEVEEQVDKFGHTSFRVKDKPFVMLGENLEEPSISIKMLKTTQEMLLQQDGYTKTPYIGQHGWTSFDTNSLNWNEIEDYILEGYLRTAPKSLIKQVQQ from the coding sequence ATGGATTATCATGACCATAAACATATCAAATCGGAAAAAGGCAAGAAATTATTGAAGAAAACAAGAGATATCTGCATGAAGTTTCCAGAGGTTGAAGAACAGGTCGATAAGTTTGGTCATACATCCTTTCGTGTAAAGGACAAGCCATTCGTCATGCTAGGCGAAAATCTTGAGGAGCCTTCCATATCAATCAAAATGCTGAAGACGACACAGGAAATGCTCCTTCAACAAGATGGATACACGAAAACACCTTACATCGGTCAACACGGGTGGACGTCATTCGATACGAACTCATTGAACTGGAACGAAATCGAAGACTATATTCTGGAGGGCTATTTAAGAACTGCCCCGAAAAGTCTCATAAAACAAGTGCAACAATAA
- a CDS encoding M3 family oligoendopeptidase produces MRTNQMSFKRLKIEDYSKRFLNLLNKLESSTTFSEQNHWFEDLNKHRFLFETTQNFVRLQYFQNLEDVFFQKEYTFFNQIEPNYLNLVAQYYQVILSSKFRPQLEEQWGKQLFRLADVKVKTFSEEVVKDLQYENKLVSEYQQLLGKVSFTFQGKELNFSTLSPYLGSKDRKIRKQAFEAKSFYFEQHRFEFDRLLDQLVKTRTAIARKLGYSSFIQLGYDRMSRTSFTSVELSNYRKQVREYGVPFVSSLKREQCKRIGVDRLKYYDEELKFPKGQPEPIGEIENILEGFKRMFVQMSPETEAFFNELVDGKMFDLESRSGKMGGAFATYIGENNNPFIFANFNKTSNDIRVFTHEAGHAFQFYMSRHWNIPEYIIPYDSAELFSFTMERFAWPWMEMFFTKDTAQYKFAHLTNAFHYMPLACVVDEFEHFIYEEPDASPDDRRKKWRELEQTYLPERDYNGDQFLERGGGFYEIGHMFTTPFYFMDYELAHFCSVQFWDLSSKNPKLAWDSFIKMCKIGGSKSYLELITDANLTSPFEENSLQPLLQSVEKWIEQGDVLD; encoded by the coding sequence ATGAGAACTAATCAAATGAGCTTTAAAAGACTAAAAATAGAGGACTACTCAAAGAGATTTCTTAATTTATTAAACAAACTAGAGTCCTCAACCACCTTTAGTGAGCAAAATCATTGGTTTGAAGATTTAAACAAGCACCGTTTCCTTTTTGAAACAACCCAAAACTTTGTAAGGCTACAATATTTTCAAAACCTCGAAGACGTATTTTTCCAAAAAGAGTACACATTCTTCAATCAAATAGAACCGAACTATTTAAACTTAGTAGCTCAGTATTACCAAGTTATACTTAGTTCGAAATTCCGACCTCAACTAGAAGAACAATGGGGAAAGCAGTTGTTTCGTCTAGCCGATGTTAAGGTCAAGACCTTCTCAGAAGAAGTTGTTAAGGATTTGCAGTATGAAAACAAATTGGTTTCCGAATACCAGCAATTATTAGGTAAGGTTTCTTTTACGTTTCAAGGGAAAGAACTAAACTTTTCTACTCTTTCACCATACCTAGGATCTAAGGATAGAAAGATTAGAAAACAGGCCTTTGAAGCTAAGAGCTTCTATTTTGAACAACACAGATTCGAATTTGATCGACTGTTAGATCAGCTTGTGAAAACAAGAACTGCTATCGCTAGAAAACTAGGGTATTCATCTTTTATCCAGCTTGGTTATGATCGAATGAGTCGGACTAGCTTTACTTCCGTCGAATTATCAAATTATCGAAAACAAGTCCGAGAATATGGTGTACCTTTTGTATCATCTCTTAAGAGGGAACAGTGCAAACGCATTGGTGTTGATCGATTGAAGTACTATGATGAAGAACTCAAATTCCCAAAAGGACAACCAGAACCAATAGGCGAAATTGAAAATATACTAGAAGGATTCAAGCGAATGTTTGTGCAGATGTCTCCCGAAACTGAAGCATTTTTTAATGAGTTGGTAGATGGGAAAATGTTTGACTTGGAATCCCGTAGTGGAAAAATGGGTGGGGCATTTGCAACCTACATAGGTGAGAACAATAACCCCTTCATATTCGCGAATTTTAATAAGACATCCAATGATATACGCGTATTCACTCATGAAGCTGGGCATGCATTTCAATTTTATATGAGTAGACATTGGAATATACCAGAATACATTATTCCATATGATTCAGCAGAGCTATTCTCTTTTACGATGGAGCGATTTGCTTGGCCATGGATGGAAATGTTTTTCACGAAAGATACAGCACAATATAAATTTGCCCACCTTACTAATGCGTTTCATTATATGCCTCTCGCCTGTGTAGTAGATGAGTTCGAGCACTTTATCTATGAAGAACCCGATGCTTCACCTGATGATAGGAGAAAAAAATGGAGGGAATTAGAACAAACCTATTTGCCTGAACGTGATTATAATGGGGACCAGTTTCTTGAGCGGGGCGGAGGTTTTTACGAAATTGGCCACATGTTTACAACACCGTTCTATTTCATGGATTATGAACTGGCTCATTTCTGTTCTGTACAGTTTTGGGACCTCAGTAGTAAGAACCCGAAACTGGCATGGGATAGCTTTATAAAAATGTGCAAAATAGGGGGAAGCAAATCGTATTTGGAATTAATAACTGACGCAAACTTAACCTCCCCGTTTGAAGAAAACAGTCTGCAACCACTTCTACAGAGTGTGGAAAAATGGATTGAACAAGGGGATGTATTAGACTAA
- a CDS encoding NUDIX hydrolase: protein MKRVDVVSSILIDEENKKIVLVQNKKGDTSYWSYPGGAVEEGETLERAVIRETKEEAGLDIELTGGIQSVREAFFPEKGHHVVFFSFFAKIIGGEMKPIDPDGEVVDVRWFDFQEAENLLTYIAEEAKLKFDGQQSFAPYYFQK from the coding sequence ATGAAACGGGTAGATGTAGTAAGTTCGATACTTATCGATGAAGAAAATAAAAAAATCGTGCTCGTACAGAATAAAAAAGGCGATACAAGCTACTGGAGCTATCCAGGTGGTGCAGTTGAAGAAGGCGAAACATTAGAGCGAGCGGTCATCCGTGAAACAAAAGAAGAAGCAGGGCTGGATATTGAACTGACTGGCGGCATACAATCTGTTCGTGAGGCATTTTTTCCTGAGAAAGGCCACCATGTTGTGTTTTTTAGCTTTTTTGCGAAAATCATCGGCGGGGAAATGAAACCGATCGACCCTGACGGTGAAGTGGTCGATGTACGTTGGTTTGATTTTCAGGAAGCTGAGAACCTACTTACCTACATAGCAGAAGAAGCTAAGTTGAAATTTGATGGCCAGCAATCGTTCGCGCCATATTATTTTCAAAAATAG
- a CDS encoding aminotransferase class V-fold PLP-dependent enzyme: protein MNVTSPLIFKIATDPKEFEQIHQLNYQTFVDEIPQHESNDTGHLIDKFDDENTYIICLNGDKLVGMMAVRAKRPFSLDKKLVNLESYLPKNRSICEIRLLAVQKSYRNGRVFFNLSRRLIEFCNDNGFDLAIISGTVREQKLYRHLGFVPFGPLVGEDDAQFQPMFLTREAFEQKGKLFWKIEERSQRKKKVNENFLPGPVKLRKEVLNAFQKEPVSHRANTFLDEFEQTKERLLQITNAKHVEILLGTGTLGNDVVAGQLALLNKHGLILVNGEFGERLVDYATRFGLSFQTVEYEWGQSFDREEIEEVCWKNPDIRWIWAVHCETSTGLLNDMEMLKAISANGEYKLCLDCCSSLGSVPVNLEGVYLASSGSGKALGSFAGLSFVFYNHKVKPDHSIPRYIDLGYYREKGGVPFTHSSNLVHALNTAITNFERENVYEKQQELADWLKQELTRNGFRIIGTSPSIVTIALSHQQSSGEIGEQLDNKGYQLSYRSDYLIQKNWIQIALMGHISKEKIIPLLDELCIVAKSPTI, encoded by the coding sequence ATGAATGTTACCTCACCCCTGATCTTTAAAATCGCAACAGATCCAAAAGAGTTTGAGCAAATCCACCAATTAAACTACCAAACATTCGTAGATGAAATTCCACAGCATGAATCAAATGATACGGGACATTTAATAGATAAATTTGACGATGAGAATACATATATTATTTGTTTGAACGGCGACAAGCTTGTTGGAATGATGGCGGTACGGGCGAAACGACCTTTTTCATTAGATAAAAAACTTGTAAACTTAGAATCTTATTTGCCGAAAAACCGTTCAATTTGTGAGATTCGCCTGCTTGCTGTTCAGAAAAGCTACCGGAACGGTCGTGTGTTCTTTAATCTATCAAGACGACTTATCGAATTTTGTAATGATAACGGATTTGACTTAGCGATTATTTCTGGAACAGTGAGGGAACAAAAGCTTTATCGCCACCTTGGATTTGTTCCATTTGGTCCATTGGTCGGAGAAGATGACGCGCAATTCCAGCCGATGTTTTTAACAAGAGAAGCTTTTGAGCAAAAAGGAAAACTGTTTTGGAAAATTGAAGAACGATCACAAAGAAAAAAGAAAGTGAATGAAAACTTTTTGCCTGGACCCGTCAAGCTTCGCAAGGAGGTCTTGAATGCGTTCCAGAAAGAACCAGTATCTCATCGGGCAAACACGTTTTTAGATGAATTCGAGCAAACAAAAGAGCGGTTGCTGCAAATTACGAATGCTAAGCATGTTGAAATCCTTCTAGGGACAGGGACGCTCGGTAACGATGTCGTTGCAGGTCAGTTGGCTCTGTTAAACAAGCATGGTCTCATTTTAGTAAATGGGGAGTTCGGCGAACGTCTCGTCGATTATGCTACTCGATTCGGGCTTTCGTTTCAAACAGTTGAATATGAGTGGGGACAGTCCTTCGATAGAGAAGAAATTGAGGAAGTATGCTGGAAGAACCCCGACATTCGATGGATCTGGGCGGTACATTGTGAAACCTCGACAGGTCTTCTCAACGATATGGAGATGTTGAAGGCGATAAGTGCAAATGGGGAATATAAGCTTTGTTTGGATTGCTGCAGTTCGCTCGGCAGTGTCCCTGTTAACCTTGAGGGGGTTTATCTGGCTTCATCCGGAAGTGGAAAAGCACTAGGATCATTTGCAGGGCTATCGTTCGTCTTTTACAATCATAAAGTCAAGCCCGATCATTCGATTCCACGCTACATTGATCTTGGGTATTATCGAGAAAAAGGGGGCGTACCTTTCACACACTCCTCAAATCTTGTACATGCTCTGAATACTGCAATAACAAACTTTGAACGAGAAAATGTTTATGAGAAACAACAGGAACTAGCGGATTGGTTAAAACAAGAGCTTACACGTAATGGGTTCCGTATAATCGGAACATCACCGAGCATCGTAACGATAGCTTTATCTCATCAGCAATCTTCCGGAGAAATCGGTGAACAATTAGATAACAAAGGGTATCAGCTCAGTTACCGCAGCGACTACTTAATTCAGAAAAATTGGATTCAAATCGCATTGATGGGACACATCAGCAAAGAGAAAATCATCCCACTTCTCGATGAATTGTGTATTGTTGCTAAGTCGCCGACGATATGA
- a CDS encoding NUDIX hydrolase, which yields MGYIEDLRAKVGQSPVILVGAVAVIVDEQNRILLQQRKFPKGVWGVPGGLMELAESTEDVAKREVYEETGLEISDLKLINVYSGSDHFIKAQNGDEFYVVTVAYFTHNFEGEMKVDTSESIKYEFFSPDKLPKNMVKSHRLILDEYLHKHYSTYDYK from the coding sequence GTGGGCTACATTGAGGATTTACGAGCAAAGGTTGGACAGAGCCCTGTTATACTTGTTGGGGCAGTAGCCGTAATTGTCGACGAACAAAATCGAATTTTACTCCAACAACGAAAATTTCCCAAAGGAGTGTGGGGAGTTCCAGGTGGGTTAATGGAATTAGCTGAATCGACTGAAGATGTTGCAAAACGGGAGGTTTACGAAGAGACGGGGTTGGAAATAAGTGACCTCAAACTAATCAATGTTTATTCAGGATCTGACCATTTTATAAAAGCTCAAAATGGTGATGAATTTTATGTCGTCACGGTGGCTTATTTTACCCACAACTTTGAAGGAGAAATGAAAGTAGATACAAGCGAATCAATAAAGTATGAATTCTTTTCACCCGACAAATTACCAAAAAATATGGTCAAAAGCCATAGACTCATCCTTGATGAATATTTACATAAGCACTACTCAACGTATGATTATAAATAG
- a CDS encoding ABC transporter permease, with protein sequence MTLFSIAKKNIKGNLQNYVIYFFSMLLSVVIYFTFVSLQYSKEIQKSLELSQTMQSTFLIASVILILFVAVFILYSNSFFMKKRKKEVGLYSLLGVRKKKIGQMLFYENLIMGAVVLVTGVFLGTLLSKLFSMMLIKLLGSEVEVGLNFSIEAIINTSIVFAVLILFTSIQGYRLIYRFQLIELFQADKEGEQAPKASVIAAGIGVVLLATSYWLALKPFPTDLTNEYLLTNLLMILAGIVIGTFLLFRSVTVFLLRTAQKNKSRYYRGLNLIGTSHLMFRIKGNSRTFTIIALLSAITLSSISIIFSQYYSNAIHANRAAPFSYTHMSADKAFNQKVAQIIESDEEHPITAQMDIPVIKVGLDDSDGTVPDYMAHIMDEFAKEKPFKLVSESTFNTVAEKLERKETVELTGNKAAIIKPLYTDESFSDYEGHSIKVETPEGSRKLEFVEMIDNRVVSWSYPDVYIVISDSVFADIENQLTPIVYKAYEVAGEKDIKITTERLTKLASEEKNQLTSFYTEYKEGLEGKGLYLFTFGFLGLVFLAATGSMIYFKQLTEANSDKDRYEILRKIGVSRKAIRFSLMKQLFVVFALPLVVGVLHSTMIVNICTNLFSNLIGVNVILPILISMTAYVIIYLIYYVFTVNSYNKIVNR encoded by the coding sequence ATGACGTTATTTAGTATCGCGAAGAAAAACATCAAAGGGAACCTGCAAAACTATGTAATCTATTTCTTTTCCATGCTGTTAAGTGTCGTCATTTATTTTACCTTTGTTTCGTTACAATACAGTAAGGAAATCCAGAAAAGCCTGGAGTTATCCCAAACGATGCAGTCTACCTTTTTAATCGCGTCTGTCATCTTGATCTTATTCGTCGCTGTCTTCATCCTTTATTCCAATTCTTTTTTCATGAAAAAGCGCAAAAAGGAAGTTGGACTCTATTCATTGCTCGGTGTTCGGAAAAAGAAAATCGGTCAAATGTTGTTTTATGAAAACTTGATTATGGGGGCTGTCGTCCTTGTGACAGGAGTCTTTCTCGGTACACTGCTTTCCAAATTGTTTTCGATGATGTTGATCAAGCTTCTTGGTTCTGAGGTCGAAGTCGGATTGAATTTTTCTATAGAGGCGATCATTAATACAAGTATTGTATTTGCAGTCCTGATTTTATTTACTTCGATTCAAGGGTATCGTCTGATTTACCGCTTTCAGTTAATAGAGTTATTTCAGGCTGATAAAGAAGGAGAACAAGCTCCTAAAGCATCTGTCATTGCCGCTGGTATTGGTGTGGTTCTACTCGCTACGAGTTATTGGTTGGCATTAAAGCCATTTCCAACCGACCTTACGAACGAGTATTTATTAACGAATCTTTTGATGATATTAGCCGGAATTGTCATTGGAACCTTTCTATTATTCCGATCAGTCACCGTATTTCTTTTACGAACGGCACAAAAAAATAAATCCCGTTATTACCGTGGACTGAATCTAATCGGGACCTCTCATTTAATGTTCCGTATCAAAGGGAATTCCCGAACGTTCACGATTATAGCGTTACTGAGTGCAATAACATTAAGTTCAATCAGTATTATTTTCAGCCAATATTATAGCAATGCAATTCATGCCAACCGTGCTGCTCCATTCAGTTATACACACATGTCGGCCGATAAAGCCTTTAATCAAAAAGTGGCACAAATTATTGAATCTGATGAAGAACATCCGATCACTGCACAAATGGATATCCCTGTCATAAAAGTTGGATTGGACGATTCAGATGGAACTGTTCCTGACTACATGGCGCATATTATGGATGAATTCGCAAAGGAAAAACCATTTAAGCTTGTCTCTGAAAGTACGTTCAATACTGTTGCTGAAAAATTAGAACGTAAGGAAACTGTTGAGCTTACTGGTAATAAGGCAGCCATTATAAAGCCTTTGTACACGGATGAGTCTTTTTCGGACTATGAAGGGCATTCGATCAAGGTCGAAACACCTGAAGGAAGTCGAAAGCTCGAATTCGTCGAGATGATAGATAATCGGGTCGTGAGCTGGAGTTATCCAGATGTTTATATCGTAATCAGTGACTCAGTTTTTGCCGACATTGAAAATCAATTGACCCCAATTGTCTACAAAGCCTATGAAGTAGCTGGTGAAAAGGATATAAAGATCACGACTGAAAGACTAACGAAACTCGCTTCAGAAGAGAAGAATCAACTGACTTCCTTTTATACTGAATATAAGGAAGGTTTGGAAGGAAAGGGGTTATATCTCTTTACTTTCGGATTTTTGGGGCTTGTGTTTTTAGCTGCCACTGGAAGTATGATCTATTTCAAACAACTGACAGAAGCGAATTCGGATAAAGATCGTTATGAAATTTTACGAAAGATTGGTGTAAGTAGAAAAGCGATTCGCTTTTCACTCATGAAGCAGCTGTTTGTCGTTTTTGCATTGCCTTTGGTAGTCGGCGTTTTGCATAGCACCATGATCGTAAATATATGCACGAATCTCTTCTCAAATTTGATTGGTGTAAATGTAATCTTGCCGATCCTCATTTCGATGACAGCATATGTGATTATTTACCTTATCTATTACGTTTTCACTGTCAATTCCTACAACAAAATCGTGAATCGGTAA
- a CDS encoding Gfo/Idh/MocA family protein produces the protein MKLGTVGTSRITNSFIEAAGKSGKLTLNAVYSRSFEKARQIADTYNAPYTFDDLEQMAKSNYIEIVYIASPNSLHYEQAKLFLQHKKHVICEKPIFSNTKEWEDAYQVAEENGVFLFEAMRNIHSPNSKILKRQIGKAGKIRSAMLHYIQYSSRYDLVLKGEEPNIFSPRFSGGALVDLGVYPTSLAVSLFGEPDHITYYPVMLRSGVDGSGTLILKYDGFICTILCSKISHSHIPSEIHGEEGSFVLDHVAPITNIKFVDRHSKKSHNLEEPRYENEMIYEVEEFVRIIKTNDQQQYEELKGIGRMVLTVTETARQQNDIVFENEK, from the coding sequence ATGAAATTAGGTACAGTAGGAACAAGCCGGATTACAAATTCATTTATTGAAGCAGCAGGGAAAAGTGGGAAATTAACATTGAATGCTGTCTATTCACGTTCGTTTGAAAAGGCAAGGCAAATCGCCGATACATATAACGCACCTTATACATTTGATGATTTAGAACAAATGGCAAAAAGTAATTACATTGAGATCGTTTATATTGCTTCACCTAACTCTCTACATTATGAACAAGCTAAACTGTTTTTACAGCATAAAAAGCATGTCATTTGTGAAAAACCAATCTTTTCGAATACAAAGGAATGGGAGGATGCTTATCAAGTTGCTGAAGAAAATGGAGTGTTTTTGTTCGAGGCAATGCGTAATATCCATTCACCGAACTCTAAAATCCTCAAGCGACAAATCGGAAAAGCAGGGAAAATACGGAGTGCGATGTTACACTACATCCAATACTCCTCACGCTATGATTTAGTTTTAAAAGGAGAAGAACCGAATATTTTTTCGCCACGGTTTTCTGGAGGGGCACTCGTCGATTTAGGTGTCTATCCGACTAGTCTCGCTGTTTCCTTATTTGGTGAGCCTGATCATATTACCTACTATCCGGTTATGTTACGAAGCGGAGTTGATGGAAGCGGAACTCTGATTTTAAAATACGATGGGTTCATATGTACAATCCTATGCTCGAAGATTTCCCACTCCCACATTCCTTCAGAAATCCACGGGGAAGAAGGTTCATTTGTCCTAGATCATGTAGCACCTATTACGAACATCAAGTTTGTCGACAGACATTCCAAAAAGAGCCACAATCTTGAAGAGCCTCGGTATGAAAACGAAATGATCTACGAGGTTGAAGAGTTCGTACGGATTATTAAAACAAATGATCAACAACAGTATGAGGAATTGAAGGGTATAGGTCGAATGGTTCTGACGGTAACCGAAACCGCTCGTCAACAAAATGATATTGTATTTGAAAATGAAAAATAA
- a CDS encoding GNAT family N-acetyltransferase — protein MDIRLEQVTRDNWEVALRLKVKEEQRQFVPEVSVSLAKVYIKPDGDNVEYIPFAIYDGEKMVGFVMHAYEADTTDMYWINGFIIDERYQRRGYGRAALTEISKWIVNRFPKCKEIRLTVYKENHGARELYKRFGFEPTGDVYGEEDAWRLLVNK, from the coding sequence ATAGACATTCGATTAGAACAAGTAACAAGGGATAATTGGGAAGTGGCACTTCGATTAAAAGTAAAGGAAGAGCAACGTCAGTTTGTTCCAGAAGTTTCTGTATCTCTTGCAAAGGTGTACATCAAACCAGACGGTGACAATGTTGAATATATCCCATTTGCGATTTATGACGGTGAAAAGATGGTTGGTTTTGTCATGCATGCCTATGAAGCGGATACAACCGACATGTATTGGATTAACGGATTCATAATTGATGAAAGATACCAACGGAGAGGTTATGGAAGAGCAGCCTTAACTGAGATCTCTAAATGGATCGTCAATCGTTTTCCAAAATGCAAAGAAATTCGTCTTACCGTATATAAAGAAAATCATGGAGCACGGGAACTATATAAGAGATTCGGTTTCGAACCAACGGGTGATGTTTATGGAGAAGAAGATGCGTGGCGGCTTTTAGTAAATAAATGA
- a CDS encoding VOC family protein, whose translation MFDSLLQTNIRVRNLAKAVDWYQEVLGLRLINVYEDTTALLDFGIREADTQNPIICLIKLSENEEQITADTITYPVFKIADAKIGTIYDELKRKGVRVEETPANKAHFKFYDCEGNLIECFHPKAYE comes from the coding sequence ATGTTTGATAGTCTTTTGCAAACGAATATTAGAGTGAGAAATCTTGCAAAAGCGGTTGATTGGTATCAGGAGGTTCTCGGATTAAGATTGATTAATGTTTATGAAGATACTACCGCACTATTAGATTTTGGAATCAGGGAGGCTGACACGCAGAACCCGATTATCTGCCTAATCAAACTATCAGAAAATGAGGAGCAGATAACTGCGGATACAATCACTTATCCTGTTTTTAAAATAGCAGATGCAAAGATAGGGACGATCTACGATGAATTGAAACGAAAGGGCGTCCGAGTTGAAGAAACACCTGCGAATAAAGCGCATTTCAAATTTTATGATTGTGAAGGTAATTTGATAGAATGCTTTCATCCGAAGGCTTATGAATAA
- a CDS encoding IS3 family transposase yields MKKRGRPIPGYSVSNQGEKIPDAQIAEYLMELYWDEWLGAMGYKKWTLYLKDHHSLIISKHKVYRMCKGLGILKKPNTKKAKHPRKLARNRTITGSNQLWQVDIKYGNITDSNAFFYVCSAIDVYDRTIVGYYCGSVCKAKHITTMLTKALIRRKVHFKSGEFEKKLILRTDNGPQFVSEDFGNFCDHHKVYHERIPKKTPDMNAYIESFHSVLQRECFDRYAFGFYEEAFYYVDQYIAFYNHSRYHGSLKPHTPQKYYDLSRRGQIPSTKVKL; encoded by the coding sequence GTGAAAAAAAGAGGGCGGCCGATTCCGGGCTACTCGGTATCCAATCAAGGGGAAAAGATTCCGGATGCGCAAATCGCAGAATATCTGATGGAACTTTATTGGGACGAGTGGTTGGGAGCTATGGGCTACAAAAAATGGACCCTATATCTAAAAGACCACCACTCCCTGATCATTAGTAAGCATAAAGTGTACCGGATGTGTAAAGGGCTAGGAATTCTAAAAAAACCGAACACAAAAAAAGCAAAACACCCAAGAAAACTTGCGAGAAATCGTACGATTACAGGCTCGAATCAACTCTGGCAAGTCGACATCAAATATGGAAACATAACGGATTCCAACGCCTTCTTTTACGTGTGTAGTGCGATTGACGTTTATGATCGAACCATTGTTGGTTATTATTGTGGATCGGTTTGTAAGGCGAAACATATTACAACGATGTTGACAAAAGCACTTATACGTCGGAAAGTGCACTTTAAATCTGGGGAATTTGAGAAGAAGCTGATTCTTCGAACCGATAACGGACCCCAGTTTGTGAGCGAAGACTTTGGCAACTTTTGTGACCATCACAAGGTCTATCATGAGCGAATTCCAAAGAAGACACCAGACATGAATGCTTATATTGAGTCCTTTCACAGTGTGTTACAGAGAGAGTGTTTTGACCGATATGCATTTGGATTTTACGAAGAAGCCTTTTATTATGTGGATCAATATATCGCTTTCTATAACCATTCTCGTTATCACGGAAGCTTGAAGCCACACACGCCTCAGAAGTATTATGACTTATCTCGAAGAGGGCAGATCCCGAGCACAAAAGTGAAATTATAG
- a CDS encoding alpha/beta fold hydrolase gives MANWQTQMIDTNRGSFEVFIKGEGTPVCVTHHYSEFNSSGDYFADSFTDNHKVYLVNLREAGNSEKAHESYQLSMFEAVLDLEAIRDALGYSTWTFAGHSTGGMIGVLYGIHFSASLDSLIIVGSAAREFASSSAKCIYNREHPEYQNMQDLIEELKDPKLTKDERGELSKERTKLSLHNPEQYDVYFSKPTHKKMSAVRMNFFVREALIFDVTRQLKKITADTLIICGEHDVQCPIEFSQEMHRLIPNSELVVFDQSNHYPFLEQRKLFQRVVHEYLTIN, from the coding sequence ATGGCAAATTGGCAAACACAAATGATTGATACGAATCGTGGTAGTTTTGAAGTTTTTATAAAAGGTGAAGGGACACCGGTTTGCGTTACTCATCATTATTCTGAATTCAATTCGAGCGGGGACTATTTTGCAGACTCTTTTACAGACAATCATAAAGTCTATCTCGTTAATCTAAGAGAAGCGGGGAACTCCGAAAAAGCACATGAATCGTATCAGTTGAGCATGTTTGAGGCTGTTTTAGACCTGGAAGCGATTCGAGATGCTCTCGGTTATTCCACTTGGACATTTGCAGGCCATTCAACTGGAGGGATGATCGGGGTTCTTTACGGCATTCATTTTTCCGCCTCATTAGATTCTCTCATTATAGTTGGAAGTGCCGCGAGAGAATTTGCCTCTTCCTCAGCAAAATGCATCTACAACAGGGAGCACCCGGAATATCAAAACATGCAGGATTTAATTGAGGAACTTAAGGATCCGAAACTCACCAAAGATGAACGGGGTGAGCTTTCCAAAGAACGTACGAAACTTTCCCTGCATAATCCGGAGCAATACGATGTCTATTTTTCGAAACCAACTCATAAAAAGATGTCAGCAGTGCGGATGAACTTTTTTGTAAGGGAAGCATTAATATTCGATGTAACCCGTCAACTCAAAAAAATTACGGCAGACACCTTAATTATATGCGGAGAGCATGATGTGCAATGTCCGATTGAATTTTCACAGGAAATGCATAGGCTAATCCCGAATTCTGAATTAGTAGTCTTTGATCAAAGTAATCACTATCCATTTCTGGAGCAGAGAAAGTTGTTTCAAAGAGTGGTCCATGAGTACTTAACAATCAACTAG
- a CDS encoding glycerol-3-phosphate acyltransferase, with protein sequence MIPIVHMLWIIVSYFIGCMNGGYYLVRLLRKQDIRQFGSGNAGATNTGRLLGKIGFVASFFIDIAKGLLVLWVPLVLEWGEVICVLAGIAVVVGHIWPVQLQFRGGKGIAVFLGVLLLLDVWTVGIILLVFLLLYFFYRRFVIMGLAALALSPFVMFLLDDVGSITIIGTAIITGIVIYAHRKNIREEFDRII encoded by the coding sequence ATGATTCCTATAGTACATATGTTGTGGATAATAGTCAGTTATTTTATAGGTTGCATGAATGGTGGTTATTATTTGGTACGTTTGTTAAGAAAACAGGATATACGTCAGTTTGGTAGTGGGAATGCAGGTGCTACGAATACGGGTCGATTGCTTGGAAAAATTGGTTTTGTTGCTTCTTTTTTCATCGATATCGCGAAAGGACTCTTGGTTTTGTGGGTTCCACTAGTTCTTGAATGGGGCGAGGTAATTTGTGTGTTAGCTGGGATTGCTGTTGTTGTAGGTCATATTTGGCCAGTTCAACTCCAGTTTCGTGGCGGAAAGGGTATTGCTGTATTTCTTGGTGTACTGTTACTACTAGATGTTTGGACAGTTGGGATCATCTTACTCGTATTCTTATTGCTATACTTTTTTTATAGAAGGTTTGTGATAATGGGGCTAGCCGCACTGGCACTTTCCCCATTTGTGATGTTCCTCCTAGATGACGTTGGGTCCATTACGATAATCGGAACAGCTATCATAACCGGTATTGTAATTTATGCACACCGAAAAAATATTCGTGAAGAGTTCGATAGGATTATTTAA